In Carassius auratus strain Wakin unplaced genomic scaffold, ASM336829v1 scaf_tig00016310, whole genome shotgun sequence, a genomic segment contains:
- the LOC113075040 gene encoding galactose-specific lectin nattectin-like, with the protein MGVLIVCVSLCLLFALNASACQYGWAQHERTCFRVFNSPLSWSDAEAMCLTYGGNLASVHSTLEYTFIKRMISSSNSYWIGGSDAVSEGKWFWSDGSKMNFKLWNPKEPNNLGGSEDCTQMNFGAAGNWNDQVCSIKLPFVCSKSH; encoded by the exons ATGGGAGTCTTGattgtctgtgtgtctctctgtttgCTCTTTGCTCTGAATGCATCAG CCTGTCAGTATGGGTGGGCACAACATGAACGAACATGCTTCAGGGTTTTTAACAGTCCATTATCCTGGAGTGATGCAGAG GCAATGTGCTTGACCTATGGTGGGAACCTTGCCTCTGTACACAGTACATTGGAGTATACCTTCATAAAGCGCATGATCTCAAGTTCGAACTCTTACTGGATAGGAGGCAGTGATGCTGTTTCA GAGGGAAAGTGGTTCTGGAGTGATGGGTCCAAAATGAATTTCAAACTTTGGAACCCTAAAGAACCCAACAACCTAGGTGGTTCTGAGGACTGCACTCAGATGAATTTCGGAG CTGCAGGAAATTGGAATGACCAAGTTTGCTCAATCAAGTTACCATTTGTGTGTTCCAAATCTCACTGA